From Chryseobacterium shandongense, the proteins below share one genomic window:
- a CDS encoding ATP-dependent Clp protease ATP-binding subunit → MGVLVTNETVKQLFHIAQSIAKENYNGTYGGPHILQALIHKDIGISDFLKSIDKDPGYFYEWADVRIEDYPKTTHLPDEVKEDDSVDTIVEEADDIRLKLGLDEITPICILTAIVKPQVAFTLQQLKSLPLREHEIFNLYRKDTPYESAGNHEFSSIFSNGSDYSDNSFPSIKNYCVDRTAQARKGELENIIGRDKELRMLVEILCRRSKPNVIIIGEPGVGKTALVEGFAIEIIKGNVPEMLKNGTLLELDTGALLAGTSYKGEIEDRLKKVINECKKIEKAILFIDEIHTLLDPKGSIGNVANLLKPELARGEITVIGATTQEEYRKIIEPEQAFNRRFEVLTVHEPDEKTCVKMIDVLLEGYKKHHGIEVEKTALPECVRLAKRYAKGKKLPDAAIDLLDRTMAAIKMLDELSEKELESWKNRYDEILKEEFFDEKDKADELIWTYHLLRDKISPILWGSLSEQPQMDNSMPVEQIQKTIEDTYEELLQHAAKKREKVDRLELAAVMAAKTNIPIGKIQAQEKEKLLNMESLLMNRVVGQDHALKILSDAIVENRSGLNKPGQPIGSFFLLGPTGTGKTELAKSMAELLFNDEKAMVRFDMSEFKEEHSAALLYGAPPGYVGYEEGGMLVNKIRQQPYTVVLFDEIEKAHHSVFDVFLQIMDEGKVHDKLGKEGDFSNALILFTSNIGSEEIVKQFEEGKIPESSSLMQIMSNSGRFRPEFLARITEIIPFAPITESIAERIFNIQLKSLHASLTRLGIALKISDEAVKNLALGGFSSKYGARQISGVIRSQLARPISKMIVREEVKAGQVIHVDWNTEEEKLTWKVE, encoded by the coding sequence ATGGGAGTACTAGTAACCAACGAGACCGTAAAACAGTTATTTCATATTGCGCAGTCTATTGCGAAAGAAAATTATAACGGAACGTATGGCGGGCCGCACATTCTTCAGGCATTAATACATAAAGATATCGGGATTTCAGATTTTCTGAAAAGCATTGATAAGGATCCGGGATACTTCTACGAATGGGCAGATGTTCGAATCGAAGATTATCCCAAGACAACCCATCTTCCTGATGAGGTAAAAGAAGACGACTCGGTAGATACGATCGTGGAAGAAGCGGATGATATCCGTTTAAAACTTGGTCTTGATGAAATTACGCCGATTTGCATATTAACGGCAATCGTAAAGCCGCAGGTAGCTTTTACATTACAGCAGCTGAAATCATTGCCTCTCAGAGAACATGAAATTTTCAACCTGTACCGGAAAGATACGCCATATGAAAGTGCAGGAAATCATGAATTTTCCTCGATTTTTTCAAATGGATCAGACTATTCCGATAATTCTTTTCCTTCCATTAAAAATTATTGTGTGGACAGAACAGCTCAGGCAAGGAAAGGCGAGCTCGAAAATATTATCGGAAGAGACAAAGAACTAAGAATGCTGGTAGAAATACTCTGCAGGAGAAGTAAACCGAACGTGATTATTATCGGCGAGCCGGGAGTCGGTAAAACGGCATTGGTAGAGGGTTTTGCCATTGAAATCATCAAGGGAAATGTTCCCGAGATGCTTAAAAACGGAACCTTGCTGGAACTTGATACCGGTGCATTGCTAGCCGGAACTTCATACAAAGGCGAAATTGAAGACCGTCTTAAAAAAGTAATCAACGAATGTAAAAAAATAGAGAAAGCTATTCTTTTCATCGATGAAATTCACACGCTTTTAGATCCTAAAGGCAGCATCGGAAATGTAGCCAATTTGCTGAAACCGGAGCTTGCAAGAGGAGAAATCACCGTAATCGGAGCAACGACCCAGGAAGAATACAGGAAAATCATAGAACCGGAACAGGCTTTTAACAGACGTTTTGAAGTGCTTACTGTACATGAACCGGACGAAAAAACCTGCGTTAAAATGATCGACGTGCTTCTCGAAGGCTATAAAAAACACCACGGAATTGAAGTCGAAAAAACAGCGCTTCCGGAATGTGTACGTCTTGCCAAAAGATATGCGAAGGGTAAAAAATTACCAGATGCTGCTATTGATTTGCTTGATAGAACCATGGCCGCAATAAAAATGCTGGACGAGCTTTCTGAAAAAGAACTTGAAAGCTGGAAAAACAGATATGATGAAATTTTGAAAGAAGAATTCTTTGATGAAAAAGATAAAGCAGATGAATTAATCTGGACCTATCATTTATTAAGGGATAAAATCAGCCCGATTTTGTGGGGATCTCTTAGTGAGCAGCCGCAGATGGACAATTCCATGCCGGTAGAGCAAATACAGAAAACCATTGAAGATACCTATGAAGAACTGTTACAGCATGCCGCCAAAAAAAGAGAAAAAGTAGACCGTCTCGAACTTGCAGCGGTAATGGCTGCAAAAACAAACATCCCGATCGGAAAAATCCAGGCACAGGAAAAAGAAAAGCTTCTCAATATGGAATCGCTTCTCATGAACAGGGTAGTAGGGCAGGATCATGCCTTAAAAATCCTTTCCGACGCCATTGTTGAAAACCGGAGCGGACTCAACAAGCCAGGACAGCCAATTGGATCTTTCTTCCTGTTAGGACCTACCGGAACGGGAAAAACAGAATTGGCAAAATCGATGGCCGAACTGCTTTTCAATGATGAAAAAGCAATGGTTCGTTTCGATATGTCGGAATTTAAAGAAGAACATTCGGCAGCGCTTCTTTACGGGGCACCTCCGGGATATGTGGGCTACGAAGAAGGCGGTATGTTAGTTAATAAAATCAGGCAGCAGCCTTATACCGTAGTTTTGTTTGATGAAATTGAAAAAGCGCATCACTCCGTTTTTGATGTTTTTCTACAGATCATGGATGAAGGAAAAGTGCATGACAAGCTTGGTAAAGAAGGAGATTTCAGTAATGCATTGATCTTATTTACCTCCAATATCGGAAGCGAAGAAATTGTAAAGCAGTTTGAAGAAGGAAAGATTCCGGAATCATCATCTTTAATGCAGATCATGTCGAATTCGGGACGCTTCAGACCGGAATTTCTGGCGAGAATTACAGAAATTATTCCTTTTGCACCGATCACCGAATCGATTGCTGAACGAATTTTTAATATTCAATTAAAATCACTTCATGCATCATTAACAAGGTTGGGAATTGCGCTAAAAATTTCAGATGAAGCCGTGAAAAATCTCGCATTGGGCGGATTCAGCAGCAAGTATGGCGCAAGACAGATCTCAGGAGTCATAAGGTCTCAATTGGCAAGACCAATTTCTAAGATGATTGTTCGTGAAGAAGTAAAAGCCGGACAGGTCATCCACGTAGACTGGAATACAGAAGAAGAAAAATTAACCTGGAAAGTTGAATAA
- a CDS encoding lytic transglycosylase domain-containing protein, giving the protein MKPNLKNIVLTGMLLCSGIMNAQFLAASDTSESSVRKYKSIISSNKEIVGFIEYSLAKKGLPKHLRNLALIESHFNRNITSGAGAVGVWQFMTAHANQYGLTQQNRNDLYKSTKTAVISLTNLYKKYNNWITVVAAYNCGEGNIAKAMAAANSSQYHVFYKFLPEETINHVKKYLNACYATGELQSVLSNYNSSRMNTVFFVNGGSGKKNEQLAETDINAGFNLNIIADELDLDITRLLSWNPGISEELQNKGQGILYLPKDIMPDFLLKKTKILSRSVKESHTPNTK; this is encoded by the coding sequence ATGAAACCAAATCTCAAAAATATTGTCCTCACAGGAATGCTGCTGTGTTCAGGCATCATGAATGCACAGTTCCTTGCTGCTTCGGATACTTCCGAAAGCAGCGTGAGAAAATATAAGAGCATCATCAGTTCTAATAAAGAGATTGTTGGATTTATTGAATATTCCCTTGCTAAAAAAGGACTTCCTAAACATCTCAGAAATCTCGCCTTAATTGAATCACATTTCAACAGAAATATTACTTCAGGAGCAGGAGCAGTTGGAGTTTGGCAGTTCATGACTGCTCATGCCAACCAATACGGACTTACCCAGCAGAACAGAAATGATCTTTATAAAAGCACGAAAACCGCGGTCATTTCACTCACCAATCTGTATAAAAAATACAACAATTGGATCACGGTAGTCGCTGCATACAATTGTGGTGAAGGAAATATCGCCAAAGCAATGGCAGCAGCCAACTCATCCCAATATCATGTATTTTATAAATTTTTGCCGGAAGAAACCATCAATCATGTAAAAAAATACCTGAACGCCTGTTATGCCACCGGAGAACTGCAAAGCGTTTTAAGCAACTATAATTCTTCCAGAATGAATACCGTCTTTTTTGTAAATGGCGGAAGTGGCAAAAAAAATGAGCAGCTGGCTGAAACAGATATCAACGCAGGATTTAATTTAAATATTATAGCTGATGAATTAGATCTGGATATTACCAGACTACTATCCTGGAATCCAGGTATTTCCGAAGAGCTTCAGAATAAAGGACAAGGAATTCTTTATCTTCCTAAAGATATCATGCCGGATTTTTTATTAAAGAAAACCAAAATCCTTTCAAGATCAGTTAAAGAATCACATACGCCAAACACCAAATAG
- a CDS encoding type VI secretion system Vgr family protein, with the protein MKTESENILKSPSFRPSQNADGISENHHAGINRLVKLSIVIEGKVIKYYKHFKLTQSTGKHHEFSLTLAHDALGDRQTHTLEEANKFLGKRLTVVISYKDIDNSPERTFVGVITGVGFSQERMSLGNIVLTGYSPTILLDGAPHIQSFGGASPVNMGIIANEVIKQGIDSSRFDVRVETNDYSQIIYSSQYDETHYNYLARMAEAYGEQFYYDGEVLHFGKLPPQNKPIKLTYGSSANDIRVELKAVHTKPQFYGYNSSKNEKLKSGDTPIQHVGDLAKTAYSHNEKIYKTPALQVAPIKASTHLDVEYSQKSTSGSQAVNVFSLSGNTTVPFLHPGCVVDVQMRKIDTNESSYFTRIMVTEVSHEVDTRGHYTGSFEGIASDTGFLPKPEFKVPKAEPQIATVISNADPEGQGRVQVRFDWQNNDTTHFIRMMSPDAGGTDKITQNRGYVAIPEVGDQVMVNFVHSHPDRPFVMGGMFHGGVGLGGGADNRVKSIQTRSGHRIVFTEDESIIITDKSGNEIHLDTTGSNITITAPETMTLNCKNMNINVGMNMNTNVGMNKSDTIMVNHTESVGSMKYLSTGADFMTNVVGKMSHYVKGDMEVYGEKEHKLTSMKGIQVSSEGKVEHHSEKEVQNNSGEKSKNY; encoded by the coding sequence ATGAAAACAGAATCTGAAAATATACTCAAAAGCCCTTCCTTCCGTCCTTCTCAGAATGCCGACGGAATTTCGGAGAATCATCATGCAGGAATCAACAGACTGGTGAAACTCTCTATAGTCATTGAAGGAAAAGTTATTAAATATTATAAACATTTTAAACTTACTCAAAGTACGGGAAAACACCACGAATTCAGTCTTACGCTGGCTCATGATGCGCTGGGTGACCGGCAGACACATACTCTTGAAGAAGCCAATAAGTTTTTGGGTAAACGTCTTACCGTTGTTATTTCCTATAAAGATATTGATAACAGTCCTGAAAGAACATTTGTAGGAGTTATTACGGGTGTAGGTTTTAGCCAGGAAAGAATGAGCCTTGGAAATATTGTTTTAACAGGTTACAGTCCCACGATTTTATTGGACGGGGCGCCACACATTCAGAGCTTCGGAGGAGCATCTCCCGTGAATATGGGAATTATTGCCAATGAAGTTATCAAACAGGGAATTGATTCCAGCCGTTTCGATGTGAGAGTTGAGACCAACGATTATTCCCAGATTATTTACAGCAGCCAGTACGACGAAACCCATTACAACTATCTTGCTAGAATGGCGGAAGCGTATGGTGAACAGTTCTATTATGACGGAGAAGTGCTTCATTTCGGAAAGCTGCCGCCTCAGAATAAACCGATCAAATTAACGTACGGAAGTAGTGCCAATGACATTAGGGTTGAATTAAAAGCAGTTCACACAAAACCTCAGTTTTACGGTTACAACAGCAGTAAGAACGAAAAGCTTAAATCTGGGGACACACCGATTCAGCACGTAGGAGATTTAGCCAAAACAGCATATTCCCATAATGAAAAAATATATAAAACTCCTGCACTTCAGGTGGCTCCTATTAAAGCATCAACACATCTTGATGTGGAATATTCACAAAAAAGCACTTCCGGAAGTCAGGCGGTCAATGTATTTTCTTTATCAGGGAATACAACAGTTCCTTTCTTACATCCCGGCTGTGTGGTTGATGTTCAAATGCGCAAAATAGATACCAATGAATCCTCATACTTTACAAGAATCATGGTTACGGAAGTCTCCCATGAAGTAGATACGAGAGGACATTACACCGGAAGTTTTGAAGGAATTGCTTCCGATACCGGGTTCCTGCCTAAACCTGAATTTAAAGTGCCTAAAGCAGAACCGCAGATTGCAACCGTGATTTCCAATGCAGATCCGGAAGGACAGGGAAGAGTGCAGGTAAGATTCGACTGGCAGAACAATGATACTACCCATTTTATCAGAATGATGAGCCCGGATGCGGGAGGTACCGATAAGATTACCCAGAACAGAGGTTATGTAGCGATTCCTGAAGTAGGGGATCAGGTGATGGTCAATTTCGTACACAGTCATCCAGACAGACCATTTGTGATGGGAGGAATGTTTCATGGCGGTGTCGGACTTGGCGGTGGTGCGGACAATAGAGTCAAATCAATCCAGACCAGAAGCGGGCACAGAATCGTTTTCACGGAAGATGAAAGCATTATTATTACCGATAAATCAGGAAATGAGATCCATCTCGATACAACAGGAAGCAATATCACCATTACTGCTCCGGAAACCATGACATTGAATTGTAAAAACATGAATATCAATGTCGGAATGAATATGAACACCAATGTCGGAATGAATAAATCTGATACGATTATGGTCAATCATACCGAAAGTGTGGGATCTATGAAATATCTTTCCACCGGTGCAGATTTCATGACGAATGTCGTTGGGAAAATGAGCCATTACGTGAAAGGAGACATGGAAGTCTACGGGGAGAAAGAACATAAGCTTACGTCGATGAAAGGTATTCAGGTGAGTAGCGAAGGCAAAGTTGAACACCATTCCGAAAAAGAAGTTCAGAATAATAGCGGAGAGAAATCTAAAAATTATTAA
- a CDS encoding T6SS phospholipase effector Tle1-like catalytic domain-containing protein yields the protein MSIEYFVEGKTVTQTGGNYRAYAKEGISHTSAVSVEQKGNQTGVSYNPAQKINPNDKPVNTIDVTLNLFFDGTLNNKTNTQAGARQEKPKGSYANDFSNVARGYDCIDPNAQNQVAYYVEGIGTVDNKSDNDTLGLPVRGAGMGISARGVKAKATKGCVKGAETIQKKFQGKKIDVLTVNVYGFSRGAAAARHFLHIAGTTVNSQKISDKQILVFPPEDYEKSDSEPKPNQYIIVNEPDFPLLKYGYFGACLIQQKLKVNTVRFNFVGLYDTVASFGVNHKGTSLFGYSIIDDDSKQLGLNAVRNASFVLQLASSDEYRDNFSLTNIDSAGIRGLQLTLPGVHSDIGGGYVNNDKEDVLLHEEINSRSGCDRFRNILIDEGWYKPDEITIESSIIPSRTAAIKYKLWGRRKKVSNEYDKVSLHNMFYYSKQFEVKYVEGLVADHQIKDGFIADISNKLTAKYIASCNNIRNQYVKEYNAGKHPSAGEYISRAGSYSYLDSGIDIKTLRNVYLHWSANLDSFGMGPRFSGPKTAAERKRYILNG from the coding sequence ATGAGCATCGAATATTTTGTAGAAGGCAAAACAGTTACCCAGACAGGAGGTAATTACAGAGCCTATGCTAAAGAAGGCATCAGTCATACCAGCGCAGTTTCGGTGGAGCAGAAAGGAAATCAGACAGGTGTAAGCTACAACCCTGCCCAGAAAATCAATCCTAATGACAAGCCTGTTAATACGATTGATGTAACACTGAATCTCTTTTTCGACGGAACGCTAAATAATAAAACAAATACACAGGCCGGCGCAAGACAGGAGAAACCGAAAGGCAGTTATGCCAATGATTTCAGCAATGTAGCAAGAGGCTACGACTGTATTGACCCCAATGCACAAAATCAGGTTGCTTATTATGTTGAAGGAATCGGTACGGTAGATAATAAATCCGATAATGATACATTGGGATTACCGGTGCGGGGCGCAGGAATGGGAATAAGTGCAAGAGGAGTAAAAGCCAAAGCTACTAAAGGCTGTGTAAAAGGCGCAGAAACAATTCAAAAAAAATTTCAGGGTAAAAAAATTGATGTCCTAACTGTAAATGTTTACGGATTCAGCAGGGGTGCTGCGGCGGCACGGCACTTTTTGCATATCGCCGGAACAACTGTCAATTCGCAAAAGATTTCGGATAAACAAATCCTTGTATTTCCACCCGAGGATTACGAAAAATCAGATTCCGAACCAAAACCGAATCAATATATTATTGTCAACGAACCGGATTTCCCATTGCTCAAATACGGATATTTCGGGGCCTGTCTTATTCAGCAGAAACTTAAGGTTAACACCGTGCGGTTTAATTTTGTTGGTCTTTATGATACCGTTGCCTCGTTTGGGGTTAATCATAAAGGGACTTCATTATTCGGCTACAGCATTATTGATGATGATTCCAAACAGCTTGGCTTGAATGCTGTAAGAAACGCATCTTTTGTACTGCAGCTTGCCTCATCAGATGAATACAGGGACAATTTCAGTCTTACCAATATAGACAGCGCAGGAATCAGGGGGTTACAGCTTACTTTGCCCGGAGTACACTCAGATATTGGTGGCGGGTACGTAAACAATGATAAAGAAGATGTTTTACTGCATGAGGAAATTAATTCCAGGAGCGGATGTGATAGGTTCAGGAATATATTGATTGATGAAGGATGGTATAAGCCGGACGAGATTACCATTGAATCGAGTATCATTCCCTCGCGAACAGCAGCCATAAAATATAAGCTTTGGGGAAGAAGAAAAAAAGTATCGAACGAATACGACAAGGTATCGCTGCACAATATGTTTTATTACTCAAAGCAGTTTGAGGTAAAATATGTTGAAGGCTTAGTGGCAGATCATCAGATTAAAGACGGTTTTATCGCAGATATCAGCAACAAGCTTACTGCAAAATATATCGCTTCCTGTAATAATATTAGAAATCAATATGTAAAAGAGTACAATGCAGGAAAGCATCCTTCCGCAGGAGAATATATAAGCCGCGCAGGAAGTTATTCTTACCTGGATTCCGGAATTGATATCAAAACACTGAGGAATGTTTATTTACACTGGTCTGCCAATCTCGATTCATTCGGGATGGGGCCGAGATTTTCCGGACCGAAAACGGCAGCAGAACGCAAAAGATATATATTAAATGGATAA
- a CDS encoding DUF2931 family protein: MDKWKAFIIALGMLQLMNCQDMKKKDDMPMPTYDVQISHPWNNYLITPIEDKIITLEGVPAGLPYGSSSGTWGDSGKGFTEQSGTPVGADIVYFSRYEDTFYHLKADFPKDKVIELVERAYANNESDSSDEPLKEFISIKEEPDYYEKYNKAGMTYYKFGTLVFGFAPKGMVAVWLKFGYVSLQLGEFQAEVVKEDKKYADKLFSKISQTREEIKKNMFIPDVSSKEWKNYQKRYFWVPHITSENKEFRLFKTQLEYYNGEREIMLRPWIIKPPVKERAVPKEITFFWETGKGQAYEGRAFFNWESVNEVLEKAGKDFKLNIKVAPDNSNMEIMINDQKVPADSIRIYQSDLKFKESY, encoded by the coding sequence ATGGATAAATGGAAAGCTTTTATAATTGCTCTGGGAATGCTCCAGCTCATGAACTGTCAGGATATGAAGAAAAAAGATGATATGCCTATGCCAACCTATGATGTACAGATTTCACACCCGTGGAACAATTATCTTATCACTCCCATTGAAGACAAGATCATTACACTGGAAGGTGTTCCGGCCGGCTTGCCCTACGGAAGCTCATCCGGAACCTGGGGAGATTCGGGAAAGGGTTTTACAGAACAGTCGGGAACCCCGGTCGGAGCTGATATCGTGTATTTCTCCAGGTATGAAGATACTTTTTATCACCTTAAAGCAGATTTTCCGAAGGATAAAGTTATAGAATTGGTTGAACGCGCCTACGCCAACAATGAATCCGATTCTTCAGATGAGCCGTTAAAAGAATTTATCAGCATTAAAGAAGAGCCTGATTATTACGAAAAGTATAATAAAGCAGGAATGACTTATTATAAATTCGGAACACTTGTATTTGGATTTGCTCCTAAAGGGATGGTGGCAGTATGGCTTAAATTCGGATATGTTTCTTTACAGCTTGGTGAATTTCAGGCTGAGGTTGTAAAAGAAGATAAAAAATATGCAGACAAGCTGTTCTCAAAAATTTCGCAGACCCGGGAAGAAATTAAAAAAAATATGTTTATTCCCGATGTATCATCTAAAGAATGGAAAAATTACCAGAAAAGGTACTTTTGGGTTCCTCATATTACATCAGAAAATAAAGAATTCCGGTTATTTAAGACCCAACTGGAATATTATAACGGAGAAAGGGAAATTATGCTCCGTCCATGGATAATAAAACCGCCAGTAAAAGAAAGGGCTGTTCCCAAAGAGATCACTTTTTTCTGGGAAACAGGAAAAGGACAGGCTTACGAAGGCCGCGCATTTTTTAACTGGGAAAGCGTCAATGAAGTATTGGAAAAAGCCGGAAAAGATTTTAAACTCAATATCAAAGTAGCACCGGATAACAGCAATATGGAAATTATGATTAATGATCAGAAAGTTCCTGCAGACAGTATTAGGATTTATCAAAGTGATCTTAAGTTTAAAGAATCGTATTGA
- the tssD gene encoding type VI secretion system tube protein TssD, translating to MATNSRGILKFNGGEGQKLLKLNYSVSRSTDVSGRVASDPSNALIKVTVEATEKSDILESLLNGKYKPTTGEITFNKSHEEGTLITLNWENGYVIQHEVDFDAVDENSMLISFVVSAETIDYGNSKYEGLWPSSGN from the coding sequence ATGGCAACAAATTCAAGAGGAATTTTAAAATTCAACGGAGGCGAAGGTCAAAAATTATTAAAGCTGAACTACAGCGTTTCAAGATCAACAGACGTATCTGGTAGAGTAGCTTCAGACCCATCTAACGCATTGATTAAAGTTACAGTGGAAGCCACTGAAAAATCAGACATTCTTGAAAGCTTACTGAACGGAAAATACAAGCCTACAACAGGTGAAATAACCTTCAACAAATCTCACGAAGAGGGTACACTTATTACGCTAAACTGGGAAAACGGATATGTGATTCAGCATGAAGTAGACTTTGATGCCGTAGACGAAAACAGCATGTTAATCAGTTTCGTGGTAAGTGCCGAAACAATTGACTACGGGAATTCCAAATACGAAGGTCTTTGGCCAAGCAGCGGTAACTAA
- a CDS encoding immunity 51 family protein, translating to MEAYNFETAIRPFYWVASEKTFSVCLNAGTYKPEIFEWRKDEGFEGNGYDWASLAKVFVEEKRPDLAEEIKFDPEADMFCAYSNNPERLKEFVTDFKKTCEDEVQIQDLFLKAEID from the coding sequence ATGGAAGCGTACAATTTTGAAACGGCAATCAGACCCTTCTATTGGGTAGCCTCAGAAAAGACTTTTTCAGTATGTTTAAATGCAGGAACCTATAAACCCGAAATTTTCGAGTGGCGTAAAGATGAAGGTTTCGAAGGCAATGGATACGATTGGGCTTCACTTGCGAAAGTTTTTGTAGAAGAAAAGAGACCCGACCTTGCAGAGGAAATTAAATTTGATCCTGAAGCAGACATGTTCTGTGCCTACTCCAATAATCCGGAACGCTTAAAAGAATTTGTAACAGACTTTAAAAAAACCTGTGAAGATGAAGTACAGATTCAGGATCTCTTCCTGAAAGCAGAAATAGATTAA
- a CDS encoding YdeI/OmpD-associated family protein, with protein MKPTFFSTSQKFRKWLEENHQSEKELLVGFYKVGTGKPSITWPESVDQALCFGWIDGVRRSVDEESYSIRFTPRKPTSIWSAVNIKKMEELTNAGLITEAGQKAFQLRKEEKSGIYSHENETAALSPEFEKQFKANKKAWEFFSSQAPSYKKVMLHWIMSAKQEKTRLSRLEKTIKESEAGKRISLYG; from the coding sequence ATGAAACCAACCTTTTTTTCTACATCTCAGAAATTCAGAAAATGGCTTGAAGAAAACCATCAGTCGGAAAAAGAGCTGCTGGTCGGATTTTACAAAGTCGGAACCGGCAAACCTTCCATAACGTGGCCGGAATCGGTAGATCAGGCTTTATGTTTCGGATGGATAGACGGCGTGCGGAGATCCGTTGATGAAGAAAGTTACAGCATCCGTTTTACACCGAGAAAACCGACAAGCATCTGGAGCGCAGTTAATATCAAAAAAATGGAAGAGCTTACAAATGCAGGCCTTATCACGGAAGCCGGACAAAAAGCTTTTCAGCTTAGAAAAGAGGAAAAATCAGGAATTTATTCTCATGAAAATGAAACCGCTGCATTAAGCCCGGAATTTGAAAAGCAGTTTAAAGCCAACAAAAAGGCATGGGAATTTTTCAGCAGTCAGGCGCCGTCTTACAAAAAGGTAATGCTGCATTGGATCATGAGCGCCAAACAGGAAAAAACGAGATTGTCGAGATTGGAAAAGACGATTAAAGAAAGTGAAGCGGGAAAGAGAATTTCACTTTATGGTTGA
- a CDS encoding immunity 22 family protein, producing the protein MHTDTLDFWVGNFNSEEDFYDFVEEDENYYLLEESDDTHISEFAASQNVVWLDHDFVEYGFEDGNRTIYEKFAEYSFAEQWLPILVNRLNEINLKFEVNAIIFMNKGQVPKPVSVENDFFSLTYVGGIEFSA; encoded by the coding sequence ATGCATACAGACACATTAGATTTTTGGGTAGGGAATTTTAACAGTGAAGAAGATTTTTATGATTTTGTGGAAGAAGATGAAAACTATTATCTCCTTGAAGAATCTGATGATACCCATATTTCAGAATTTGCAGCTTCGCAAAATGTAGTGTGGCTTGACCACGATTTTGTAGAATATGGCTTTGAAGACGGAAACAGAACCATTTATGAAAAATTTGCCGAATATTCCTTTGCCGAACAATGGCTGCCGATATTGGTCAACAGACTCAATGAAATCAATTTAAAATTTGAAGTAAATGCCATCATTTTTATGAATAAAGGGCAGGTTCCGAAACCCGTTTCTGTTGAAAACGATTTTTTCTCCCTGACCTATGTTGGTGGGATTGAATTTAGTGCGTAA
- a CDS encoding protein phosphatase 2C domain-containing protein — protein sequence MNIYSVLQIGDYHINHCEDFLITKKIGSNKILCAVMDGCSTAMESQFASALFGKILRQISIEKGYKELYETSQVDSLEDELKAVLKELFKEIIVLKNHLMLDEKELLTTVILLLYDMKTDKGIILSIGDGLISINGKITEFERDNKPDYLAYHLKEDFEEWYANQTQKIFFSQMKDVSIATDGISSFTTVKKINHNEKMDPVNYLLTDTENIDSEELLSLKLKKLEHYYGMKPTDDLAIIRITK from the coding sequence ATGAATATTTATTCCGTTCTGCAGATCGGCGATTACCATATCAATCATTGCGAAGACTTTCTTATCACAAAGAAAATAGGAAGCAATAAAATCTTGTGTGCTGTAATGGACGGATGCTCAACAGCCATGGAAAGTCAGTTCGCATCCGCTTTGTTTGGCAAAATTTTACGGCAAATAAGTATTGAAAAAGGATATAAAGAATTATACGAAACCAGCCAGGTAGATAGTCTTGAAGACGAGTTGAAAGCTGTATTAAAAGAGCTCTTTAAAGAAATCATTGTTCTCAAAAATCATCTCATGCTTGATGAGAAAGAACTGCTTACAACGGTAATTCTTCTTCTTTATGATATGAAAACGGATAAAGGAATCATTTTAAGCATCGGTGATGGTTTGATTTCTATCAATGGAAAAATTACTGAATTTGAAAGAGATAATAAACCCGACTATCTCGCTTATCATTTGAAGGAAGACTTTGAAGAATGGTACGCCAATCAGACTCAGAAAATATTTTTCAGTCAGATGAAAGACGTTTCCATTGCAACAGATGGAATATCTTCTTTTACAACCGTTAAAAAAATCAATCACAATGAGAAAATGGATCCCGTTAATTATCTACTAACAGACACAGAAAATATTGATTCCGAAGAACTGCTTTCCCTGAAATTAAAGAAACTGGAGCATTATTACGGAATGAAACCTACCGATGATCTGGCTATTATCAGGATTACAAAATAA